One Deltaproteobacteria bacterium genomic window carries:
- a CDS encoding copper chaperone PCu(A)C — protein MKVFFAMLVTFSTISAVAADMSSTEAKGLQAKIKIENVRVRLPAPGMKNTGMFMEISNTDAVEHTIVKATGTDSNIVELHDHIKTDGVMKMREIKEIRLKPGSKTVLKPGSLHVMLIDLKKELKEGEDIEVGLVFSNNETINVKGPVQKIQIPMKK, from the coding sequence ATGAAAGTGTTTTTTGCGATGTTAGTGACGTTCTCTACAATTTCAGCCGTGGCTGCCGATATGAGCTCGACAGAGGCAAAAGGTCTGCAGGCGAAAATTAAGATTGAGAATGTCCGTGTTCGCCTCCCTGCACCTGGTATGAAAAATACCGGAATGTTCATGGAGATTTCCAATACAGACGCTGTCGAGCACACGATCGTAAAAGCCACCGGCACGGATTCGAACATCGTCGAACTTCACGATCACATCAAAACTGATGGCGTTATGAAAATGCGTGAGATCAAAGAAATTCGCCTGAAGCCAGGAAGCAAAACAGTTCTCAAACCAGGATCACTGCACGTCATGCTGATTGATTTAAAGAAGGAACTCAAAGAAGGCGAAGACATTGAAGTGGGCTTAGTTTTTTCAAACAACGAAACCATCAACGTGAAGGGTCCCGTTCAAAAGATTCAAATTCCGATGAAAAAGTAA
- a CDS encoding SCO family protein codes for MRFKKLVQSNITFAGLLVLLLAVNFYLIDQTKTGSPASQRSTANNSKKSPSFALQAVDGKVTESSIQGYWTLFYFGYTFCPDVCPTSLSYWSATLNSLTAEELNKLKFYFVSVDPDRDSLKRVVSYTKHFHPHMNALWTTKDDIKSIADQFDVYFSFYKDPTKDYYTVDHSAYTILLNPSGEIVFKFEHGTAPSEATDTLRSLMNGTLKSPIQTNKKEIL; via the coding sequence GTGCGATTCAAAAAACTAGTTCAATCCAATATTACCTTTGCAGGTCTCCTCGTCCTTCTTTTGGCTGTAAATTTTTATCTCATAGACCAAACAAAGACCGGTTCGCCAGCTTCGCAACGTTCAACTGCGAACAATTCTAAAAAAAGTCCAAGCTTTGCGTTGCAAGCTGTCGATGGAAAGGTGACGGAGTCTTCCATTCAGGGCTATTGGACTCTCTTCTATTTTGGATACACTTTCTGCCCGGATGTTTGCCCAACATCATTGTCATATTGGTCTGCGACATTGAACTCTCTGACAGCTGAAGAATTAAACAAGCTTAAGTTTTATTTTGTTTCCGTAGACCCTGATCGTGACAGCTTAAAGCGAGTTGTTTCGTATACAAAACACTTTCATCCTCATATGAATGCTCTTTGGACCACCAAGGACGATATAAAATCGATCGCAGATCAGTTTGATGTTTATTTCAGCTTTTATAAAGATCCAACAAAGGATTACTACACCGTCGATCATTCGGCTTATACGATTTTACTGAATCCGAGTGGCGAGATCGTGTTCAAGTTCGAACACGGAACAGCACCTAGCGAAGCTACGGATACGCTTCGATCATTGATGAACGGAACTTTGAAAAGTCCAATTCAAACCAATAAAAAGGAGATTTTATGA